One window of bacterium genomic DNA carries:
- a CDS encoding S41 family peptidase encodes MEKAVHRKKRIILYALLIMALFMGGIFSLGSRAVVSGKESYEDLRIFSEVLSKVQGNYVDEFQVKDLVYGAIKGMLQTLDPHSSFMTPDMYKEMQVDTQGKFEGIGIEISIRDGVLIIVSPIEGTPAFQMGLKSEDQILKIDDVSTRDMSLTEAAKRIKGPKGTKVTLTIMRKEFEKPKDFTVTRGIIKLASVSSKVIDKKIGYIRLRQFQENTATDMVKELKGMKIQELDGLILDERFNAGGLLSVAVDVADKFLPKGLVIVTTRGRGEEQTITFKSTHDPLIPKGMPMVVLVNAGSASASEIVAGALQDWGRAVLVGTKTFGKGSVQTIYPLSDGSALRLTTAKYYTPKGTSIHAKGITPDIVVENMRLEDKKMVISEEHAIREKDLVDMENRKKNLEPEGEEEAPPPEPQPDPNSPKTKEGDEAKYFEDLQLQRAIDIIKASKILEASKKL; translated from the coding sequence ATGGAAAAAGCAGTGCACAGGAAGAAAAGAATTATTCTCTATGCTCTTCTCATTATGGCTTTATTCATGGGAGGAATCTTCAGTCTGGGCAGCCGGGCCGTAGTATCCGGAAAGGAATCCTATGAGGATCTCAGGATCTTCAGTGAGGTGCTCTCCAAGGTGCAGGGCAACTACGTGGATGAATTCCAGGTCAAGGATCTGGTCTACGGCGCTATCAAAGGCATGCTCCAGACCCTTGATCCTCACAGCTCCTTCATGACACCGGACATGTATAAGGAGATGCAGGTTGATACTCAGGGCAAGTTCGAGGGCATCGGAATCGAAATCTCCATCCGTGACGGGGTGCTGATCATTGTTTCTCCGATTGAAGGTACGCCTGCTTTTCAGATGGGTCTGAAATCCGAAGACCAGATTTTAAAAATCGACGATGTCTCGACCCGTGACATGTCGTTGACCGAAGCGGCCAAGAGAATCAAGGGACCGAAAGGGACCAAAGTGACCCTGACCATAATGCGCAAGGAGTTCGAAAAACCCAAGGATTTCACCGTTACCCGGGGAATCATCAAACTGGCCAGTGTCAGCTCAAAGGTCATCGACAAGAAAATCGGCTACATCCGGCTGCGCCAGTTTCAGGAAAATACCGCCACGGACATGGTGAAAGAGCTCAAGGGCATGAAGATTCAGGAACTTGACGGACTTATTCTCGATGAGCGGTTCAATGCCGGCGGACTGCTGAGCGTGGCGGTAGATGTGGCCGACAAGTTTTTGCCTAAAGGACTGGTGATTGTCACCACCAGAGGGAGAGGGGAGGAGCAGACCATTACCTTCAAATCAACCCATGATCCTCTCATCCCCAAGGGCATGCCCATGGTTGTCCTGGTCAATGCAGGCAGTGCCAGCGCTTCCGAGATCGTGGCCGGGGCCTTGCAGGACTGGGGCCGGGCGGTACTGGTGGGAACCAAAACCTTCGGCAAGGGGTCGGTTCAGACTATCTACCCCTTATCGGATGGTTCCGCCCTGCGCCTGACCACGGCCAAATATTATACTCCAAAAGGCACCTCCATCCATGCCAAGGGAATTACACCGGATATCGTCGTTGAGAACATGCGCCTGGAAGATAAGAAAATGGTCATTTCGGAGGAGCATGCCATCAGGGAAAAGGATCTGGTCGATATGGAAAACCGGAAAAAGAATCTGGAGCCGGAGGGTGAAGAAGAGGCTCCCCCGCCAGAGCCGCAGCCTGATCCCAACTCACCGAAGACCAAAGAGGGTGATGAGGCCAAATACTTCGAGGACCTGCAGCTGCAGCGTGCCATCGATATTATTAAAGCTTCCAAAATTCTCGAGGCAAGCAAAAAACTGTAA